One Glycine max cultivar Williams 82 chromosome 4, Glycine_max_v4.0, whole genome shotgun sequence DNA segment encodes these proteins:
- the LOC100785285 gene encoding protein FAM135B isoform X1: protein MPRTVKVKSVATLETVQEIGVYIHRFHNLDLFKQGWYRIKITVRWEDSESLSFGIPASVVQYEAPDLDPSSVYGVWRIDDTDNSFSTQSFRIKYARQDVHLYMMIVFNLSRSEFVDLATTAVILKFELIYAPATEDGVNMQASLDDSSAAIHEFRIPPKALIGLHSYCPVHFDALHAVLVDVSVHVTLLKAVSYSSALKFLSNSANSEVIIDKSSVSKKNIDKSCDTLNQGFGGVAFLDTGNVSLVKALLTSRDILVEELQKISKAINEALDISEFVSIMSNMKLLNSVLQVNQFAIDVEVVGQGKPQNGLKGGNEALDFLDVEKLHSLSQNELLECFHSLGDQLIYLWKIFLKFHRDNKSRILGFLRDAWVKDRKAEWSIWMLYSKVEMPHHYINSKSEESSHRGVHRRVSSLWKLPDDPLQTAATRAELHRRSIEQMRINNRSVQDMQIFGDLLHTPIVIVEHVMNVPRRCPSANSLLRHIGSIDSDGLPIGLSSDTIGKKFATQSNARVLKIVVFVHGFQGHHLDLRLVRNQWLLIDPKVEFLMSEANEDKTFGDFREMGHRLAKEVIAFLKSKMDKASRYGSLGDIRLSFVGHSIGNLIIRTAIADSIMEPFLCHLHTYVSVSGPHLGYLYSSNSLFNSGLWFLKKLKGTQCIHQLTFTDDPDFQNTFLYKLCKQKTLEHFRNIILLSSPQDGYVPYHSARIESCQAASRDTSKKGKLFLEMLNACLDQIRANSMQHRVFMRCDVNFDASTQGKNLDSIIGRAAHIEFLDSDIFARFIMWSFPDLFR, encoded by the exons ATGCCACGCACTGTGAAGGTCAAGTCGGTGGCAACATTGGAGACCGTACAGGAGATTGGTGTCTATATTCATAGGTTTCACAATCTTGACCTTTTTAAGCAGGG ATGGTATCGGATTAAGATCACTGTGAGATGGGAGGACAGTGAAAGTTTATCTTTCGGAATTCCAGCTAGTGTTGTTCAATACGAAG CTCCTGATCTGGATCCTAGCAGTGTATATGGTGTATGGAGGATCGATGATACAGATAATAGTTTCTCAACTCAGTCTTTTCGGATAAAATACGCCAGGCAGGATGTTCATCTGTATATGATGATTGTGTTCAACTTATCCCGTAGTGAATTTGTG GATTTAGCTACAACTgctgttattttaaaatttgaacttaTATATGCTCCTGCAACTGAGGATGG TGTCAACATGCAAGCTTCTCTGGATGATTCCTCTGCTGCTATCCATGAATTCCGAATTCCTCCTAAAGCTCTTATAGGATTGCATTCTTATTGTCCTGTCCATTTTGATGCTTTACATGCAGTGCTTGTTGATGTAAGTGTACATGTCACTCTACTGAAAGCTGTCTCTTACTCATCTGCTTTGAAGTTTCTCAG TAATTCTGCCAACAGTGAAGTCATTATTGATAAAAGTTccgtttcaaaaaaaaatattgataaaagtTGTGACACATTGAATCAA GGCTTTGGTGGAGTTGCTTTTCTAGATACGGGAAATGTCTCACTTGTTAAAGCATTATTAACTTCTCGTGATATATTGGTTGAAGAACTACAAAAAATCAGCAAAGCAATCAATGAAGCTTTAGATATTTCAGAGTTTGTGTCAATAATGAGTAATATGAAGTTATTAAATTCTGTGCTGCAAGTGAATCAATTTGCAATAGATGTTGAAGTTGTAGGACAAGGCAAGCCACAAAATGGTCTTAAG GGAGGAAATGAAGCTCTGGATTTTCTGGATGTTGAAAAGCTCCATTCCCTGTCTCAGAATGAACTGTTGGAATGTTTTCATTCATTGGGAGATCAATTGATCTATTTATGGAAAATATTTCTAAAGTTCCATAG GGATAACAAATCAAGGATTTTAGGATTTTTACGTGATGCATGGGTGAAGGACCGGAAAGCTGAATGGTCAATATGGATGCTATATTCTAAGGTAGAGATGCCTCATCATTACATAAACAGTAAGAGTGAAGAGTCTTCCCATCGTGGTGTACACAGACGAGTTTCCAGTTTGTGGAAGTTACCTGATGAT CCTCTCCAGACTGCGGCTACACGTGCTGAACTTCATCGAAGGAGCATTGAACAAATGCGG ATTAACAACCGCTCAGTTCAAGACATGCAGATATTTGGAGATCTCTTGCATACTCCAATTGTGATTGTTGAACATGTGATGAATGTACCCCGTCGCTGTCCGAGTGCAAATTCATTACTGAGACATATTGGGAGTATAGATTCAGATGGCTTACCAATTGGCCTCAGCTCTGACACTATAGGCAAGAAATTTGCAACACAAAGTAATGCTCGTGTGTTGAAGATTGTTGTCTTTGTACATGGATTTCAG GGGCATCATCTAGATCTACGACTTGTCCGGAATCAATGGCTTTTGATAGATCCCAAAGTAGAATTTCTGATGTCCGAGGCTAATGAAGATAAAACATTTGGAGACTTCAGAGAGATGGGACATAGGCTAGCTAAGGAAGTTATTGCttttcttaaaagcaaaatGGACAAAGCATCAAGATATGGGAGTCTGGGAGATATTAGGCTAAGTTTTGTTGGACATTCAATTGGTAATCTCATTATAAGAACAGCGATAGCAG ATAGCATAATGGAGCCATTTCTATGCCACCTACATACATATGTTTCAGTATCTGGTCCACACTTAGGGTATCTTTATAGTTCAAACTCGTTGTTTAATTCTGGATTGTGGTTTTTGAAGAAGCTAAAAGGCACACAGTGCATTCATCAACTTACTTTCACAGATGATCCAGATTTCCAAAATACATTTCTCTATAAACTGTGTAAG CAGAAGACCTTGGAACATTTTAGGAATATTATTCTGCTATCTTCCCCCCAG GATGGTTATGTGCCTTACCATTCTGCTAGAATTGAATCATGCCAGGCTGCTTCACGTGACACTTCAAAGAAGGGTAAACTGTTCCTAGAGATGTTGAATGCTTGTTTGGACCAAATCCGTGCCAACTCCATGCAACATCGAGTCTTCATGCGCTGTGATGTCAACTTTGATGCATCTACCCAAGGCAAGAATCTGGACTCTATAATAGGTCGGGCTGCACATATTGAATTTCTGGATTCTGACATTTTCGCAAGGTTCATAATGTGGTCATTCCCTGATCTTTTTCGATAG
- the LOC100785285 gene encoding protein FAM135B isoform X2, translating to MPRTVKVKSVATLETVQEIGVYIHRFHNLDLFKQGWYRIKITVRWEDSESLSFGIPASVVQYEAPDLDPSSVYGVWRIDDTDNSFSTQSFRIKYARQDVHLYMMIVFNLSRSEFVDLATTAVILKFELIYAPATEDGVNMQASLDDSSAAIHEFRIPPKALIGLHSYCPVHFDALHAVLVDVSVHVTLLKAVSYSSALKFLSNSANSEVIIDKSSVSKKNIDKSCDTLNQGFGGVAFLDTGNVSLVKALLTSRDILVEELQKISKAINEALDISEFVSIMSNMKLLNSVLQVNQFAIDVEVVGQGKPQNGLKGGNEALDFLDVEKLHSLSQNELLECFHSLGDQLIYLWKIFLKFHRDNKSRILGFLRDAWVKDRKAEWSIWMLYSKVEMPHHYINSKSEESSHRGVHRRVSSLWKLPDDPLQTAATRAELHRRSIEQMRINNRSVQDMQIFGDLLHTPIVIVEHVMNVPRRCPSANSLLRHIGSIDSDGLPIGLSSDTIGKKFATQSNARVLKIVVFVHGFQGHHLDLRLVRNQWLLIDPKVEFLMSEANEDKTFGDFREMGHRLAKEVIAFLKSKMDKASRYGSLGDIRLSFVGHSIGNLIIRTAIADSIMEPFLCHLHTYVSVSGPHLGYLYSSNSLFNSGLWFLKKLKGTQCIHQLTFTDDPDFQNTFLYKLCKKTLEHFRNIILLSSPQDGYVPYHSARIESCQAASRDTSKKGKLFLEMLNACLDQIRANSMQHRVFMRCDVNFDASTQGKNLDSIIGRAAHIEFLDSDIFARFIMWSFPDLFR from the exons ATGCCACGCACTGTGAAGGTCAAGTCGGTGGCAACATTGGAGACCGTACAGGAGATTGGTGTCTATATTCATAGGTTTCACAATCTTGACCTTTTTAAGCAGGG ATGGTATCGGATTAAGATCACTGTGAGATGGGAGGACAGTGAAAGTTTATCTTTCGGAATTCCAGCTAGTGTTGTTCAATACGAAG CTCCTGATCTGGATCCTAGCAGTGTATATGGTGTATGGAGGATCGATGATACAGATAATAGTTTCTCAACTCAGTCTTTTCGGATAAAATACGCCAGGCAGGATGTTCATCTGTATATGATGATTGTGTTCAACTTATCCCGTAGTGAATTTGTG GATTTAGCTACAACTgctgttattttaaaatttgaacttaTATATGCTCCTGCAACTGAGGATGG TGTCAACATGCAAGCTTCTCTGGATGATTCCTCTGCTGCTATCCATGAATTCCGAATTCCTCCTAAAGCTCTTATAGGATTGCATTCTTATTGTCCTGTCCATTTTGATGCTTTACATGCAGTGCTTGTTGATGTAAGTGTACATGTCACTCTACTGAAAGCTGTCTCTTACTCATCTGCTTTGAAGTTTCTCAG TAATTCTGCCAACAGTGAAGTCATTATTGATAAAAGTTccgtttcaaaaaaaaatattgataaaagtTGTGACACATTGAATCAA GGCTTTGGTGGAGTTGCTTTTCTAGATACGGGAAATGTCTCACTTGTTAAAGCATTATTAACTTCTCGTGATATATTGGTTGAAGAACTACAAAAAATCAGCAAAGCAATCAATGAAGCTTTAGATATTTCAGAGTTTGTGTCAATAATGAGTAATATGAAGTTATTAAATTCTGTGCTGCAAGTGAATCAATTTGCAATAGATGTTGAAGTTGTAGGACAAGGCAAGCCACAAAATGGTCTTAAG GGAGGAAATGAAGCTCTGGATTTTCTGGATGTTGAAAAGCTCCATTCCCTGTCTCAGAATGAACTGTTGGAATGTTTTCATTCATTGGGAGATCAATTGATCTATTTATGGAAAATATTTCTAAAGTTCCATAG GGATAACAAATCAAGGATTTTAGGATTTTTACGTGATGCATGGGTGAAGGACCGGAAAGCTGAATGGTCAATATGGATGCTATATTCTAAGGTAGAGATGCCTCATCATTACATAAACAGTAAGAGTGAAGAGTCTTCCCATCGTGGTGTACACAGACGAGTTTCCAGTTTGTGGAAGTTACCTGATGAT CCTCTCCAGACTGCGGCTACACGTGCTGAACTTCATCGAAGGAGCATTGAACAAATGCGG ATTAACAACCGCTCAGTTCAAGACATGCAGATATTTGGAGATCTCTTGCATACTCCAATTGTGATTGTTGAACATGTGATGAATGTACCCCGTCGCTGTCCGAGTGCAAATTCATTACTGAGACATATTGGGAGTATAGATTCAGATGGCTTACCAATTGGCCTCAGCTCTGACACTATAGGCAAGAAATTTGCAACACAAAGTAATGCTCGTGTGTTGAAGATTGTTGTCTTTGTACATGGATTTCAG GGGCATCATCTAGATCTACGACTTGTCCGGAATCAATGGCTTTTGATAGATCCCAAAGTAGAATTTCTGATGTCCGAGGCTAATGAAGATAAAACATTTGGAGACTTCAGAGAGATGGGACATAGGCTAGCTAAGGAAGTTATTGCttttcttaaaagcaaaatGGACAAAGCATCAAGATATGGGAGTCTGGGAGATATTAGGCTAAGTTTTGTTGGACATTCAATTGGTAATCTCATTATAAGAACAGCGATAGCAG ATAGCATAATGGAGCCATTTCTATGCCACCTACATACATATGTTTCAGTATCTGGTCCACACTTAGGGTATCTTTATAGTTCAAACTCGTTGTTTAATTCTGGATTGTGGTTTTTGAAGAAGCTAAAAGGCACACAGTGCATTCATCAACTTACTTTCACAGATGATCCAGATTTCCAAAATACATTTCTCTATAAACTGTGTAAG AAGACCTTGGAACATTTTAGGAATATTATTCTGCTATCTTCCCCCCAG GATGGTTATGTGCCTTACCATTCTGCTAGAATTGAATCATGCCAGGCTGCTTCACGTGACACTTCAAAGAAGGGTAAACTGTTCCTAGAGATGTTGAATGCTTGTTTGGACCAAATCCGTGCCAACTCCATGCAACATCGAGTCTTCATGCGCTGTGATGTCAACTTTGATGCATCTACCCAAGGCAAGAATCTGGACTCTATAATAGGTCGGGCTGCACATATTGAATTTCTGGATTCTGACATTTTCGCAAGGTTCATAATGTGGTCATTCCCTGATCTTTTTCGATAG
- the LOC100785285 gene encoding uncharacterized protein isoform X4 — protein sequence MQASLDDSSAAIHEFRIPPKALIGLHSYCPVHFDALHAVLVDVSVHVTLLKAVSYSSALKFLSNSANSEVIIDKSSVSKKNIDKSCDTLNQGFGGVAFLDTGNVSLVKALLTSRDILVEELQKISKAINEALDISEFVSIMSNMKLLNSVLQVNQFAIDVEVVGQGKPQNGLKGGNEALDFLDVEKLHSLSQNELLECFHSLGDQLIYLWKIFLKFHRDNKSRILGFLRDAWVKDRKAEWSIWMLYSKVEMPHHYINSKSEESSHRGVHRRVSSLWKLPDDPLQTAATRAELHRRSIEQMRINNRSVQDMQIFGDLLHTPIVIVEHVMNVPRRCPSANSLLRHIGSIDSDGLPIGLSSDTIGKKFATQSNARVLKIVVFVHGFQGHHLDLRLVRNQWLLIDPKVEFLMSEANEDKTFGDFREMGHRLAKEVIAFLKSKMDKASRYGSLGDIRLSFVGHSIGNLIIRTAIADSIMEPFLCHLHTYVSVSGPHLGYLYSSNSLFNSGLWFLKKLKGTQCIHQLTFTDDPDFQNTFLYKLCKQKTLEHFRNIILLSSPQDGYVPYHSARIESCQAASRDTSKKGKLFLEMLNACLDQIRANSMQHRVFMRCDVNFDASTQGKNLDSIIGRAAHIEFLDSDIFARFIMWSFPDLFR from the exons ATGCAAGCTTCTCTGGATGATTCCTCTGCTGCTATCCATGAATTCCGAATTCCTCCTAAAGCTCTTATAGGATTGCATTCTTATTGTCCTGTCCATTTTGATGCTTTACATGCAGTGCTTGTTGATGTAAGTGTACATGTCACTCTACTGAAAGCTGTCTCTTACTCATCTGCTTTGAAGTTTCTCAG TAATTCTGCCAACAGTGAAGTCATTATTGATAAAAGTTccgtttcaaaaaaaaatattgataaaagtTGTGACACATTGAATCAA GGCTTTGGTGGAGTTGCTTTTCTAGATACGGGAAATGTCTCACTTGTTAAAGCATTATTAACTTCTCGTGATATATTGGTTGAAGAACTACAAAAAATCAGCAAAGCAATCAATGAAGCTTTAGATATTTCAGAGTTTGTGTCAATAATGAGTAATATGAAGTTATTAAATTCTGTGCTGCAAGTGAATCAATTTGCAATAGATGTTGAAGTTGTAGGACAAGGCAAGCCACAAAATGGTCTTAAG GGAGGAAATGAAGCTCTGGATTTTCTGGATGTTGAAAAGCTCCATTCCCTGTCTCAGAATGAACTGTTGGAATGTTTTCATTCATTGGGAGATCAATTGATCTATTTATGGAAAATATTTCTAAAGTTCCATAG GGATAACAAATCAAGGATTTTAGGATTTTTACGTGATGCATGGGTGAAGGACCGGAAAGCTGAATGGTCAATATGGATGCTATATTCTAAGGTAGAGATGCCTCATCATTACATAAACAGTAAGAGTGAAGAGTCTTCCCATCGTGGTGTACACAGACGAGTTTCCAGTTTGTGGAAGTTACCTGATGAT CCTCTCCAGACTGCGGCTACACGTGCTGAACTTCATCGAAGGAGCATTGAACAAATGCGG ATTAACAACCGCTCAGTTCAAGACATGCAGATATTTGGAGATCTCTTGCATACTCCAATTGTGATTGTTGAACATGTGATGAATGTACCCCGTCGCTGTCCGAGTGCAAATTCATTACTGAGACATATTGGGAGTATAGATTCAGATGGCTTACCAATTGGCCTCAGCTCTGACACTATAGGCAAGAAATTTGCAACACAAAGTAATGCTCGTGTGTTGAAGATTGTTGTCTTTGTACATGGATTTCAG GGGCATCATCTAGATCTACGACTTGTCCGGAATCAATGGCTTTTGATAGATCCCAAAGTAGAATTTCTGATGTCCGAGGCTAATGAAGATAAAACATTTGGAGACTTCAGAGAGATGGGACATAGGCTAGCTAAGGAAGTTATTGCttttcttaaaagcaaaatGGACAAAGCATCAAGATATGGGAGTCTGGGAGATATTAGGCTAAGTTTTGTTGGACATTCAATTGGTAATCTCATTATAAGAACAGCGATAGCAG ATAGCATAATGGAGCCATTTCTATGCCACCTACATACATATGTTTCAGTATCTGGTCCACACTTAGGGTATCTTTATAGTTCAAACTCGTTGTTTAATTCTGGATTGTGGTTTTTGAAGAAGCTAAAAGGCACACAGTGCATTCATCAACTTACTTTCACAGATGATCCAGATTTCCAAAATACATTTCTCTATAAACTGTGTAAG CAGAAGACCTTGGAACATTTTAGGAATATTATTCTGCTATCTTCCCCCCAG GATGGTTATGTGCCTTACCATTCTGCTAGAATTGAATCATGCCAGGCTGCTTCACGTGACACTTCAAAGAAGGGTAAACTGTTCCTAGAGATGTTGAATGCTTGTTTGGACCAAATCCGTGCCAACTCCATGCAACATCGAGTCTTCATGCGCTGTGATGTCAACTTTGATGCATCTACCCAAGGCAAGAATCTGGACTCTATAATAGGTCGGGCTGCACATATTGAATTTCTGGATTCTGACATTTTCGCAAGGTTCATAATGTGGTCATTCCCTGATCTTTTTCGATAG
- the LOC100785285 gene encoding uncharacterized protein isoform X3 yields the protein MPRTVKVKSVATLETVQEIGVYIHRFHNLDLFKQGWYRIKITVRWEDSESLSFGIPASVVQYEAPDLDPSSVYGVWRIDDTDNSFSTQSFRIKYARQDVHLYMMIVFNLSRSEFVDLATTAVILKFELIYAPATEDGVNMQASLDDSSAAIHEFRIPPKALIGLHSYCPVHFDALHAVLVDVSVHVTLLKAVSYSSALKFLSNSANSEVIIDKSSVSKKNIDKSCDTLNQGFGGVAFLDTGNVSLVKALLTSRDILVEELQKISKAINEALDISEFVSIMSNMKLLNSVLQVNQFAIDVEVVGQGKPQNGLKGGNEALDFLDVEKLHSLSQNELLECFHSLGDQLIYLWKIFLKFHRDNKSRILGFLRDAWVKDRKAEWSIWMLYSKVEMPHHYINSKSEESSHRGVHRRVSSLWKLPDDPLQTAATRAELHRRSIEQMRINNRSVQDMQIFGDLLHTPIVIVEHVMNVPRRCPSANSLLRHIGSIDSDGLPIGLSSDTIGKKFATQSNARVLKIVVFVHGFQGHHLDLRLVRNQWLLIDPKVEFLMSEANEDKTFGDFREMGHRLAKEVIAFLKSKMDKASRYGSLGDIRLSFVGHSIGNLIIRTAIADSIMEPFLCHLHTYVSVSGPHLGRRPWNILGILFCYLPPRMVMCLTILLELNHARLLHVTLQRRVNCS from the exons ATGCCACGCACTGTGAAGGTCAAGTCGGTGGCAACATTGGAGACCGTACAGGAGATTGGTGTCTATATTCATAGGTTTCACAATCTTGACCTTTTTAAGCAGGG ATGGTATCGGATTAAGATCACTGTGAGATGGGAGGACAGTGAAAGTTTATCTTTCGGAATTCCAGCTAGTGTTGTTCAATACGAAG CTCCTGATCTGGATCCTAGCAGTGTATATGGTGTATGGAGGATCGATGATACAGATAATAGTTTCTCAACTCAGTCTTTTCGGATAAAATACGCCAGGCAGGATGTTCATCTGTATATGATGATTGTGTTCAACTTATCCCGTAGTGAATTTGTG GATTTAGCTACAACTgctgttattttaaaatttgaacttaTATATGCTCCTGCAACTGAGGATGG TGTCAACATGCAAGCTTCTCTGGATGATTCCTCTGCTGCTATCCATGAATTCCGAATTCCTCCTAAAGCTCTTATAGGATTGCATTCTTATTGTCCTGTCCATTTTGATGCTTTACATGCAGTGCTTGTTGATGTAAGTGTACATGTCACTCTACTGAAAGCTGTCTCTTACTCATCTGCTTTGAAGTTTCTCAG TAATTCTGCCAACAGTGAAGTCATTATTGATAAAAGTTccgtttcaaaaaaaaatattgataaaagtTGTGACACATTGAATCAA GGCTTTGGTGGAGTTGCTTTTCTAGATACGGGAAATGTCTCACTTGTTAAAGCATTATTAACTTCTCGTGATATATTGGTTGAAGAACTACAAAAAATCAGCAAAGCAATCAATGAAGCTTTAGATATTTCAGAGTTTGTGTCAATAATGAGTAATATGAAGTTATTAAATTCTGTGCTGCAAGTGAATCAATTTGCAATAGATGTTGAAGTTGTAGGACAAGGCAAGCCACAAAATGGTCTTAAG GGAGGAAATGAAGCTCTGGATTTTCTGGATGTTGAAAAGCTCCATTCCCTGTCTCAGAATGAACTGTTGGAATGTTTTCATTCATTGGGAGATCAATTGATCTATTTATGGAAAATATTTCTAAAGTTCCATAG GGATAACAAATCAAGGATTTTAGGATTTTTACGTGATGCATGGGTGAAGGACCGGAAAGCTGAATGGTCAATATGGATGCTATATTCTAAGGTAGAGATGCCTCATCATTACATAAACAGTAAGAGTGAAGAGTCTTCCCATCGTGGTGTACACAGACGAGTTTCCAGTTTGTGGAAGTTACCTGATGAT CCTCTCCAGACTGCGGCTACACGTGCTGAACTTCATCGAAGGAGCATTGAACAAATGCGG ATTAACAACCGCTCAGTTCAAGACATGCAGATATTTGGAGATCTCTTGCATACTCCAATTGTGATTGTTGAACATGTGATGAATGTACCCCGTCGCTGTCCGAGTGCAAATTCATTACTGAGACATATTGGGAGTATAGATTCAGATGGCTTACCAATTGGCCTCAGCTCTGACACTATAGGCAAGAAATTTGCAACACAAAGTAATGCTCGTGTGTTGAAGATTGTTGTCTTTGTACATGGATTTCAG GGGCATCATCTAGATCTACGACTTGTCCGGAATCAATGGCTTTTGATAGATCCCAAAGTAGAATTTCTGATGTCCGAGGCTAATGAAGATAAAACATTTGGAGACTTCAGAGAGATGGGACATAGGCTAGCTAAGGAAGTTATTGCttttcttaaaagcaaaatGGACAAAGCATCAAGATATGGGAGTCTGGGAGATATTAGGCTAAGTTTTGTTGGACATTCAATTGGTAATCTCATTATAAGAACAGCGATAGCAG ATAGCATAATGGAGCCATTTCTATGCCACCTACATACATATGTTTCAGTATCTGGTCCACACTTAGG CAGAAGACCTTGGAACATTTTAGGAATATTATTCTGCTATCTTCCCCCCAG GATGGTTATGTGCCTTACCATTCTGCTAGAATTGAATCATGCCAGGCTGCTTCACGTGACACTTCAAAGAAGGGTAAACTGTTCCTAG